A single genomic interval of Lathyrus oleraceus cultivar Zhongwan6 chromosome 7, CAAS_Psat_ZW6_1.0, whole genome shotgun sequence harbors:
- the LOC127103080 gene encoding gamma carbonic anhydrase 1, mitochondrial produces MTQTLLPPLQAKAAIIGDNVIVGHTVVLQGCIVEDEAFIGMGVTLLDGVYVEKHVMVVAGALVKQHTRIPCGEVEEAHAAENAKPLDEIETVKVLGKKVVRPGDGSVLGAVQDTPPEINLPK; encoded by the exons ATGACACAAACGCTACTACCGCCGCTGCAAGCCAAAGCTGCTATCATTGGAGATAATGTCATTGTAGGTCACACTGTTGTGTTACAAGGATGTATTGTTGAGGATGAGGCATTCATTGGAATGGGCGTGACCTTACTTGATGGTGTGTATGTTGAGAAACATGTCATGGTTGTTGCTGGAGCTCTTGTCAAGCAGCATACCAGGATCCCCTGTGGAGAGGTTGAGGAG GCTCATGCTGCTGAAAATGCAAAACCACTGGACGAGATTGAAACTGTGAAAGTTCTTGGCAAGAAGGTTGTTCGTCCTGGAGATGGTTCAGTACTCGGCGCTGTTCAAGACACACCTCCAGAGATTAACCTCCCTAAATAA